The window ATGCCGTGCTGTTTTAAAAAGAAGAGCAGTAAAAAACAATCCAAGAAAGAATATAAGCCACGCGATAACCGCACCATACCCCATATTAAAATAGGTAAAAGCCTGACGGAAAAAATAAACCATAGGAAAGTTAGTAAGACCATCAGGAAAACCACTGCCCAGATTGATAACATAAGGCACAAGAAAGTACTGCATAAGCCCTATTACACCAATTACCAAGTTATAGAAAACGACAGGAGTAATCATAGGCAAGGTTATCCTAAAAAGGCTATGCCATCCTCCAGCACCATCTATTTCAGCAGCCTCATACAATTCAACTGGTATTCCCTGAAGCCCAGCAAGGAAAACAATTATAGTATTACCCAAGCCCCACAAACCTATAATAGTATACGTAACATATATAAGATGTGGATTAGCAAGCCATCTAATACCATCAGAACCCGTAGCATCGACATTAAATATTTTCTCTATCAGCAAATTAATCCAGCCCGTATTCTCGTTGAGAACACCCTGCCATATTATTACTGATGCAACTAAAGGAATGATAGAAGGAAGATAAAAAAATGTTCTAAAAAATCTCTTACCTAGCAAATATCTACTATTTAGCATAAGCGCCACAGAAAGAGCAAACAACATACTGATAGGCATATTTATAACAGAAAACAAAAGAATACGTCCAACAGAAGCAAGAACCTCCTTATCTTCAAAAAGAGCCCTTTTCCAATTTTTTAGACCTGCAAAAGAAATCTTGCTTACATCGGACAAAGAAAAATCCAAAAAAGTAAAAATAAAAGAAACAATTATCGGAAGCAAATAAAAAATAAAAAAACCTATAAGCCACGGAGAAATAAACCTAAAACCCCACTTATGCTCCCATTTTTCCAAAGAATGTGCTTTTTGCATTATTGCCTCCTAGCTATCCTAGCTAAAGAAGGGAGGGGTACTCCCCTCCCTGAGAAACCATCATTACTTACTTGGATGCAGCCTTAAAAATACCATCAAGGTCATTCTCAAGAGATTCTACAGCAGCATCAAAATCAAGATCAGGCTTATTGCTAACCTCATCCCAAAACTGGTTATACCTCTGATTTGCCTCCTGGAAACTAGGCATCCAGCTCTCATGATTGGGATTATCCGGATACTTAATGCTCTCAACAATAGGACCGTAATCTATGTCAAAATCAGGGAACTTCTCAGTAAAAAACTTTGTAAGAAAAGTATCCTGTAGAGACTTTTTGGCAGGCATACCACCGTATACTGCAGCAAGCTGCTCTGCCTTATCGTCAACAAGATAAGTAAGCACCTTAAAGGCAGCATCAGGATTCTTGGTAGCCTTTGTAATAAGGAAAGTATCAGCATGCATCTTTGCAGTAGTCTTCCCCTTATAAGAAGGAACAGGGTAAGGATTCCATTTAAAAGGTAGCTGTGCAAAACCTGCATACCAAAGATGACAATGAACCATAGCAACACGACCAGAAGCAAAAAGATCTCCGTTCTTTAAAATATCACTATTAGCCTGCGGAGCTGTAGGAACAAAATGGTCTTTCCACATTGCATCGTAATACCACTTCCACCCTTCTTTCCACTGAGAAGGAATAGTTGCAGAACCATCCTTTGCAACAAAAGATCCAGGACCAAAGAGAGTACCTACCCCTCTTGCATCAGTCCATTGTATAGCAAACCCCCACTGGGCAATCTTCTCAGGATCAAAATCCGGACTGGTAGCATCATTACCGTTCTCATCTACAGTAAGCCTCATACCGAGCCATTTGATTGTATCAAAATTCCACTCGTGCTTTACTCCTTTATCATCCACATATGGCTCTCCATAATGTTTGGGAGGAAGCGGCAATCCAGCCTCTTCAAAAAGCTCCTCGTTGACATAGAGAAAAGATGGATAAATGGCAAAAGGAATACCAAGCAATCCCTCATCAGGATCCCTGTAGAAATCAATCATAGAAGAATCGTACATTGACAAATCAAAACCATTCTTCTTTACAAGAGGCTCAAGATCCAGCCAAGACCCCTTAAAACTATCTCGTCCTCTTATACCGACAGGACCTACAACATCAGGCGCATTACCACCGCTAAACTGAGTAGCGAGAGTCTGATAAGCCTGAGCATTGGGAACGACCTCAAGAACGAGCTTAAAATCATTGTTCTTCTCATTAAATTCGTCAACAATAGCCTGTTGAGCCTTAATAGTGGGCTCATCAGAACCGGCACCTAGACCGACAAACCATCTCACCT is drawn from Spirochaetia bacterium 38H-sp and contains these coding sequences:
- a CDS encoding extracellular solute-binding protein, with protein sequence MKKAFLAVLFVALFFTGCSGPKNEVRWFVGLGAGSDEPTIKAQQAIVDEFNEKNNDFKLVLEVVPNAQAYQTLATQFSGGNAPDVVGPVGIRGRDSFKGSWLDLEPLVKKNGFDLSMYDSSMIDFYRDPDEGLLGIPFAIYPSFLYVNEELFEEAGLPLPPKHYGEPYVDDKGVKHEWNFDTIKWLGMRLTVDENGNDATSPDFDPEKIAQWGFAIQWTDARGVGTLFGPGSFVAKDGSATIPSQWKEGWKWYYDAMWKDHFVPTAPQANSDILKNGDLFASGRVAMVHCHLWYAGFAQLPFKWNPYPVPSYKGKTTAKMHADTFLITKATKNPDAAFKVLTYLVDDKAEQLAAVYGGMPAKKSLQDTFLTKFFTEKFPDFDIDYGPIVESIKYPDNPNHESWMPSFQEANQRYNQFWDEVSNKPDLDFDAAVESLENDLDGIFKAASK
- a CDS encoding sugar ABC transporter permease, whose product is MQKAHSLEKWEHKWGFRFISPWLIGFFIFYLLPIIVSFIFTFLDFSLSDVSKISFAGLKNWKRALFEDKEVLASVGRILLFSVINMPISMLFALSVALMLNSRYLLGKRFFRTFFYLPSIIPLVASVIIWQGVLNENTGWINLLIEKIFNVDATGSDGIRWLANPHLIYVTYTIIGLWGLGNTIIVFLAGLQGIPVELYEAAEIDGAGGWHSLFRITLPMITPVVFYNLVIGVIGLMQYFLVPYVINLGSGFPDGLTNFPMVYFFRQAFTYFNMGYGAVIAWLIFFLGLFFTALLFKTARHWVYYAGGDK